From Nitrobacter sp. NHB1, a single genomic window includes:
- a CDS encoding S10 family peptidase: MLGPLSRHASVGAMLLAMLLASAAHADDAAPGAPSHQVEAKQSGPKGSGDSAHDGPVATATDHRRLPPDSTTRHKLALPGRTLAFTATAGAIRIFDDKGEPQADIATTAYQLDGADPRSRPVTFVFNGGPGASSAWLQFGSNGPWRIALDRATAGSSVPPALEPNAETWLDFTDLVFIDPLGTGYSRMVASGDEARKHFFTVDGDVASIALVIRRWLEKADRMQSPKFITGESYGGIRGPKIVRNLQTRQGVAVNGLVLISPALDFGDVLGTGLTRFVASLPSMAAVAREQEKEKKKNGTLTRADMADVEAYARGEFLTDLVKGQADAEATQRLADRFAALTGIDQAESRRLAGRFDVSEFRRAFDRRNGKVTGRYDASVLGFDPYPDSSASDFDDPSEEPLLAALTSAAFELYAHKLNWRPQGSYELLSRSVNRAWDFGKHRNSVESVSDIRELLAGDPKFKLLVAHGLFDLATPYFASKIRLDQLPTFGSRDRVKLVVYPGGHMFYSRDGSRRALRDEVRALMK; encoded by the coding sequence ATGCTCGGCCCACTGTCCCGCCACGCCAGCGTCGGAGCGATGCTGCTGGCGATGCTGCTTGCCTCCGCCGCCCACGCCGACGACGCCGCACCCGGCGCGCCATCGCATCAGGTAGAGGCGAAGCAGTCCGGTCCGAAGGGCAGCGGCGACAGCGCGCACGACGGTCCTGTCGCAACCGCGACCGACCATCGCCGTCTGCCGCCGGACTCCACCACCAGGCATAAGCTGGCGCTGCCTGGCCGCACGCTGGCCTTCACCGCAACCGCGGGCGCGATTCGAATTTTCGACGACAAGGGCGAACCGCAGGCGGACATCGCCACCACGGCCTATCAGCTCGACGGCGCCGATCCCCGCAGCCGCCCGGTGACCTTCGTGTTCAACGGCGGTCCCGGCGCGTCGTCGGCGTGGCTGCAATTCGGCAGCAACGGCCCATGGCGCATCGCATTGGACCGCGCGACCGCCGGTTCCTCCGTTCCGCCGGCGCTGGAACCGAACGCGGAAACCTGGCTCGACTTCACCGACCTTGTTTTCATCGATCCGCTCGGCACCGGCTACAGCCGCATGGTTGCGAGCGGCGACGAGGCGCGAAAGCACTTCTTCACGGTCGATGGCGACGTGGCTTCGATCGCGCTGGTGATCCGGCGCTGGCTGGAGAAAGCCGATCGGATGCAGTCGCCGAAATTCATCACCGGCGAAAGCTATGGCGGCATTCGCGGACCGAAGATCGTCCGCAACCTGCAGACACGACAAGGCGTCGCCGTCAACGGACTGGTTCTGATCTCGCCGGCGCTGGACTTCGGCGACGTGCTGGGCACCGGGCTGACCCGGTTCGTGGCGAGCCTTCCGAGCATGGCGGCGGTCGCACGGGAGCAAGAAAAAGAGAAGAAGAAGAACGGAACGCTGACCCGCGCAGACATGGCCGACGTCGAAGCCTACGCACGGGGCGAATTCCTGACCGACCTCGTCAAGGGGCAGGCCGATGCGGAGGCGACGCAGCGGCTTGCCGACCGCTTCGCGGCGTTGACAGGAATCGACCAGGCGGAGAGCCGCCGCCTCGCCGGGCGATTCGATGTCAGCGAATTCCGCCGTGCCTTCGACCGCCGCAACGGCAAGGTGACCGGACGCTACGACGCGTCGGTACTCGGGTTCGATCCCTACCCGGACTCAAGTGCCAGCGACTTCGACGATCCCTCGGAGGAGCCGCTGCTGGCCGCACTGACATCGGCGGCGTTCGAACTTTATGCACACAAGCTGAACTGGCGGCCGCAGGGTTCCTATGAACTGCTCAGCCGCAGCGTCAACCGGGCATGGGATTTCGGCAAGCACCGCAATTCCGTCGAGTCAGTATCCGACATCCGCGAACTGCTCGCTGGGGATCCCAAGTTCAAACTGCTGGTCGCGCACGGATTGTTCGATCTGGCGACGCCCTATTTCGCCAGCAAAATCCGCCTCGATCAACTGCCGACCTTCGGCTCGCGCGACCGCGTCAAGCTCGTGGTCTATCCCGGCGGCCATATGTTCTATTCGCGCGACGGTTCGCGGCGGGCGCTGCGCGACGAGGTTCGCGCGCTGATGAAGTGA
- the ybaK gene encoding Cys-tRNA(Pro) deacylase, with translation MSKTTRATQALTKLGVAFTLHSYDYDPDADSIGLQAAQALGAEPRRVLKTLMAEVDGKPVCVIAPSDCEISMKKLAAAFEGKTARMMRPADAERLTGYHVGGISPFGQKKRVPTAIESAALGEAKVFINGGQRGLQIQLDPVEARAALKAIAGPLVA, from the coding sequence ATGTCAAAAACCACGCGCGCGACCCAGGCGCTGACGAAGCTCGGCGTGGCCTTCACGCTGCACAGCTACGACTACGATCCGGACGCCGACAGCATCGGCCTGCAGGCGGCGCAGGCCCTGGGCGCCGAACCACGCCGCGTGCTGAAAACGCTGATGGCCGAGGTTGACGGCAAGCCCGTCTGCGTCATCGCTCCGTCCGATTGCGAAATCAGCATGAAGAAGCTGGCGGCTGCGTTCGAAGGCAAGACCGCAAGGATGATGCGCCCCGCCGACGCCGAACGGCTCACCGGCTACCATGTCGGCGGCATCAGTCCGTTCGGGCAGAAGAAGCGTGTACCGACCGCGATCGAATCGGCGGCGCTCGGCGAGGCAAAGGTCTTCATCAACGGCGGGCAGCGCGGCTTGCAGATCCAGCTTGATCCCGTTGAGGCCCGCGCGGCGCTGAAGGCCATCGCGGGACCGCTTGTGGCCTGA